AACGCGATCGCTCTAATTGTTTGTTGGGTATCTGAGAATATTCCTGCCGCAATTTTTGTTCATCGCGGATTTGTTGAACTAATTGTTGTTGTAGTGTTTCTTTTTGAGTTTGCAAAGCCACCATTTGGTTAGCTAACTGCTGTCTTGCAGGGTCGAGGCTACTCTGGCTGCGGATGCCGTCAATATTTTTCGCTAAGGGTGCAGCCGTACCACCGCCACCAATTACTTCTGCCGCCCTTTGTTGGAGTAATTCTTCATTTGCTTGTTTTTGACGTTGCAACTGAATCATCGTCGGGTGTTCTGGTCGCAAATCTTTGCGCAGTAAGGCGATTTGTGATTCTGTTTGATAGATTTGCGTGCGCAAACTAGCGATTATCGGATCGGCACTTAAAGCCGAAGATACATAAGATTGATTAACATTTAAGCCTAATTTATCTTGCAAGCTGAGAATCTGCGCCTCAATGCCGGCAATAGTTTGGCGAATTACCCGTTGCTGATTTTGACTACTGGTAACAGCACCAAGTAAACTACCATTTTCTGCGGCTAATATCGCTGGACGTTCACGGCGATCATATTCTTCTAAACGTTTTTCTGCCGCTTGTAGTTCGCCTCTAACCTGCGGTATGCGTTCATTAATCTTGCCAATAATTGACCTCAATCGCCCAGTATTAATATCACTACTGAGCTTGACCATAGACTGCATTAGTGCGGTTAATATTTCTTGCGCCCGCTTGGGGTCACTATCTTTATATGCTAAACCAATCAGGTTTGATTCTAATTCCCCAGTACGTGGGTTTTTTTTCGCTGGTGACAGCGACACATTAGAACCAACTGTTCTGGCAGGAACTCCCACCTTAGCAGCCACGCCTTCAATTACTTGATTTGATAGAAGTACTTGCTGGTTTAATTCCTGACCTTGTTGCTGAATTTCACTACCTGTTGCCGAAAATGATACTGGGGGTCGAGAGTAAGTAAGAGAACCGGTTGCTGTGTAGGTAGGTGCTGGTTCTGGTTGGATCGCCACAACTGTTGACCCCGCGACAACTAAAGCAAAGCTGGCTAATCCAATCCATTTATATTTTTCAAAAGCAATAAGATAGCTTTTAACAATCGGTGGGGTCATAAAAGAGGCATATAAAATTAATAAAAATTTATGCGGTCAAGCAGAAAGTTGTTGTAATGTTTACTTGCTATTATTCACTATTTATGGTTCATTAGTCACCTAAATTACTTGATTCTTTATTTTTGAGGTCAACAGTAGTGCGATCGCAGTTCTCAAACTAGCTCTAGTCTCCACTACCGCCCAAAGCTGTCAAAAAAGTTCAGGAATGAACGAACATTAAAAAATGGTTGAGTAATAGTACTGAGGAAGTTTGTAATCCTACCAATCAAGTTGCGTCCAACTACAATAACATCATTATCTTGTAATGGCACATTTTGAGACACATCACCTTCTAAGGCTTTTCTCCCATCTAGTCTTTGTGTGACGGCTTTACCACGTTCAGCGTCAAACCGCACTAAAGCAATATTTCTCACATTAGCAGTATCCAGATTAATTCCACCTAGTGCATCTACAAAAGTACTACCATTAGGCAGCGTTTGAGTCACAAGACCACCAGCAGCGTAATTTAACACCCTGACTCTAATTTGTGGTGTCGCCAAAGTGGAACGTGCTACTAAATTGCGGTCATAACCGTCCTCTGTGCCGACTTCACGGCGAGGAATTACTAATGAATCGCCATCTTGTAAGCGTAAGCTAGGTATTGAGCCATCATTTTGTAATGCAGCATACAAGTCAACAGTTTGAGAAATAGTTGAACCATCCACTAATTTGCGACGTACTTGCACTTGACGTAAATCTGCGGAGATAGTAGAACCACCCGCCACCAGCAAAGCCTCGCCAATTCTGGGTAGTACAGGGTTCAAGTTATAAATACCGGGTCGGGAAACCTCACCGCTAATACTCACTTGCACTGGTCTGGGATTAGCTAAACTTACTACCAAAAGCGGATCGACGAGAATTTTACTCAAACTCAAACGGATTTTTTCTTGTGCTTCTTCCAAACTCAAGCCCTGTACAGACACTAATCCCACTTGGGGAACTATAATATTACCTTCTGCATTCACTTGAGCTTGAAAACTGTTATCTGGGCGTTGTGCTGTCAAAGATAAAACTACCACAGGGTTAATAACAAAGCGATTCAGCAATGAGCGGATTTTCTCTTGCGCTTCTAATAGAGTTAAACCTTGTAAGGAAACTGTGTCTAATAGAGGAACAATGATGTTTCCTTCTGGATTGATTGCAGCTTGAAAGCTCAAATCGGGAAAGCGTTGCACTGCAACACTAACTACATCTCCAGGCCCCAAGCGGTAAGGCCCAGGAGGGCGCTGAAATGTCACGTTGATTGCGTCACCAGGGCCTAGTAGGTAACGGGTGAATTGGGGAGAGGTTTCGTTGTTAGGATTTTGCGGTGCAGTTTCAGTTTCTGGAAGAGGTTGAGGAAATATTTGCCCAGTAGTTGGGGTTTGAGCGATCGCACCTTGAAAGCTTGTAGCTAAGACAAATCCTATTTGCAAACTGGCGAGAGAAAGGGCGTTGAATGCACGCATATGATTACTGAAAACTATTAACACTGTTGACTTTTGAATATACCGCAAGGAGTCGTTGCCACTATGAAGTAATTTTTAAAGGCCCCGCTATCAATGTGGATTGTACTGCTTCCCCAATAGACTTGGCTAATGGCCAAGTAGTTTCCACATCACCTAGTGGTTCCATAGGAATCAGTATACTGACAGCTACCCACGGAGCGCGACTCTTATGTAATTGCGCTAATTGATCTGCTAAAAACCAGCGTACAGGAGATGAGTTACCACCATTGGGAAAAGCATACCATTGCAGAACTGCAAAAGTTTGCTGCTGTGTAGAGGCTCGAAAGAATTGAGCTTCTACCTGAATTTTGCTATTTTCTTTGGCGTTAACTGACTGATTGATCGCAAATTCAGCAGAGCGGGATTGTGCTATTTCCCATTTTCCCCAGCGTAATTTTCCCCAACTACTAACATCAGTCCACTCTACTTCGGGTTGATTTTTTGAGGTAAGTTGTGGCAGTAAAAGCAATAAAACCTGTTTTTGTGAGCTTTCTTGCTTAAGAATCTGCAAAGACCATTTGTGCTGTCCAACAATTTGTTCACCTTGCTCTGTAGTTTGCCAACCAGGTAGATTTATTCCGCGATTACGTATCTCCCTTAATTCCTTAAGGGTTGCAATAGGTGGTGGTTGTTTCCATTGCCAGTGTCCGCTCAGATATCCGGGTACTGCTCCTACCGTCAACAGTAGAAGGAATAACAGAAGCACTACCAAAGTGGTCAGATGCTTGTAGTTGATGAATTTAGATAAGGGAACCATTAGTAAAACTGCTATATTTACGCAAGATTTTACTTGAAAAAATGACACTGTGAGTTCAGTAAAATCTTCAGTCTATCTACGTTTATACACTAGAATCTCCACAGCGATTTTGTTCAATCTGCTTAAGTATATGAATTATTGGTGAATTTTCTTGAGCCACTCCCCACTCAGCACTAGGTCAAAATAAAAAGTCTAAGCGCGAAAAGCTAACGCTCAGACTTTCTTTAGCTGCAATAGAAGTTTTTGCTTAATCAATAATCTCAGGTGGCAGTAGTTGATTTTCTGACTCTAGTTCAGTTTC
Above is a genomic segment from Nostoc sp. MS1 containing:
- a CDS encoding polysaccharide biosynthesis/export family protein; the encoded protein is MRAFNALSLASLQIGFVLATSFQGAIAQTPTTGQIFPQPLPETETAPQNPNNETSPQFTRYLLGPGDAINVTFQRPPGPYRLGPGDVVSVAVQRFPDLSFQAAINPEGNIIVPLLDTVSLQGLTLLEAQEKIRSLLNRFVINPVVVLSLTAQRPDNSFQAQVNAEGNIIVPQVGLVSVQGLSLEEAQEKIRLSLSKILVDPLLVVSLANPRPVQVSISGEVSRPGIYNLNPVLPRIGEALLVAGGSTISADLRQVQVRRKLVDGSTISQTVDLYAALQNDGSIPSLRLQDGDSLVIPRREVGTEDGYDRNLVARSTLATPQIRVRVLNYAAGGLVTQTLPNGSTFVDALGGINLDTANVRNIALVRFDAERGKAVTQRLDGRKALEGDVSQNVPLQDNDVIVVGRNLIGRITNFLSTITQPFFNVRSFLNFFDSFGR
- a CDS encoding GumC family protein, which encodes MTPPIVKSYLIAFEKYKWIGLASFALVVAGSTVVAIQPEPAPTYTATGSLTYSRPPVSFSATGSEIQQQGQELNQQVLLSNQVIEGVAAKVGVPARTVGSNVSLSPAKKNPRTGELESNLIGLAYKDSDPKRAQEILTALMQSMVKLSSDINTGRLRSIIGKINERIPQVRGELQAAEKRLEEYDRRERPAILAAENGSLLGAVTSSQNQQRVIRQTIAGIEAQILSLQDKLGLNVNQSYVSSALSADPIIASLRTQIYQTESQIALLRKDLRPEHPTMIQLQRQKQANEELLQQRAAEVIGGGGTAAPLAKNIDGIRSQSSLDPARQQLANQMVALQTQKETLQQQLVQQIRDEQKLRQEYSQIPNKQLERSRLEQEVGLKKAVYDQMQVKLTDAQTAEAETVSSFSIAQPPVVAIDVNKPKSVPLTLGVGGFLGLIVGGGVIFLLGSLEGTLRTREAIKENLKQRDVAMLGEVPVLPVDDLPPEALPIVISPDSLYLEFYEKIRSNLRRISGRNLKVLLVTSTMHKEGKTTTAYNLGVASARAGKRTLIVETDLRSPSRCASLRIAPDDDATLEPLRYYGNLSECIRLVPEVENLYIIPSPGPVRQSAAILESSEIRRLMEDVRERYDLVILDTPPLSVSNDPLLIQPYSDGIVLVSRVNYTQESVMAEAIDQLVEAELGLLGVIINGADITVSLPPSDEFTDSTPVNDESEISVGVSNN
- a CDS encoding cyanoexosortase B system-associated protein — protein: MVPLSKFINYKHLTTLVVLLLFLLLLTVGAVPGYLSGHWQWKQPPPIATLKELREIRNRGINLPGWQTTEQGEQIVGQHKWSLQILKQESSQKQVLLLLLPQLTSKNQPEVEWTDVSSWGKLRWGKWEIAQSRSAEFAINQSVNAKENSKIQVEAQFFRASTQQQTFAVLQWYAFPNGGNSSPVRWFLADQLAQLHKSRAPWVAVSILIPMEPLGDVETTWPLAKSIGEAVQSTLIAGPLKITS